A single Paenibacillus kribbensis DNA region contains:
- a CDS encoding glycoside hydrolase family 32 protein, giving the protein MKKIASKSIWIRSIVVIAGFAILIAMGRSMYQRDASKTPIPPTPTYRAAYHFTVPDKWKNDPQRPIYMDGQYHYYYLYNRDYPEKNGTEWRHVTSTDLVHWQDEGVSIPKYTNPNGDPWSGSVVIDDNNSAGFGKGALVAIVTQPSSNGGKQEQFLWYSIDKGKTFTSYGDTPVMANPGTKDFRDPKIIRDMHNDKWIMVMAEGTKIGFYESDNLKKWRYMSGFSTENIGLVECPDLYQMRADDGNYKWILGASANGKSTGEPNTYAYWTGNFDGNHFSPDHSKPEWLDYGFDWYGAVTFEEGKGSDKYSHRYALAWMNNWDYANNTPTLKEGFNGMDSVVRQIQLKHVEGLGYRLVSQPVEALNQLPTSMESFEQIKVNGTHTLPVKAEAYQLEADISWSTIENVGLRLRESKDGKRHADVGVSLEGQYSYVNRAYTGQPDQSRAYIESKAPFDVNQRNVHLKILVDKTSIEVFVDDGAVVHSSLIFPRLDDQGITLFTTGGTAIFKNVVISNFIVK; this is encoded by the coding sequence ATGAAAAAAATAGCTTCCAAGAGCATTTGGATACGATCCATTGTAGTCATCGCAGGCTTTGCTATATTAATCGCTATGGGTAGGAGTATGTATCAACGGGATGCGAGTAAAACTCCAATACCTCCAACACCGACCTATCGGGCGGCCTATCATTTTACCGTTCCGGATAAGTGGAAAAATGACCCGCAGCGGCCCATTTATATGGATGGGCAATACCATTATTACTATTTATACAATCGAGACTATCCTGAGAAAAATGGTACAGAATGGCGGCATGTCACCTCAACCGATTTGGTTCATTGGCAGGATGAGGGCGTGTCGATTCCCAAATATACCAATCCGAATGGCGATCCATGGTCTGGCTCGGTTGTGATCGATGATAACAATAGCGCCGGGTTTGGAAAAGGCGCTCTGGTAGCGATTGTGACGCAGCCTTCTTCAAATGGAGGGAAGCAAGAGCAATTTTTGTGGTATAGCATCGACAAAGGCAAGACATTTACTTCTTATGGTGACACTCCTGTGATGGCGAATCCGGGTACGAAGGATTTCAGAGACCCGAAAATCATACGGGATATGCATAATGATAAATGGATCATGGTTATGGCGGAAGGTACGAAAATTGGCTTTTATGAGTCTGACAACTTAAAGAAATGGCGTTATATGAGCGGCTTTAGCACCGAAAATATCGGGCTTGTGGAGTGTCCCGACCTCTACCAAATGCGAGCGGACGATGGAAACTACAAATGGATTCTCGGCGCCAGCGCAAACGGGAAATCAACAGGTGAACCTAACACGTATGCCTACTGGACTGGAAATTTCGATGGAAACCATTTTTCTCCGGACCATAGTAAGCCTGAGTGGCTGGATTATGGCTTTGACTGGTATGGGGCGGTGACGTTCGAGGAGGGAAAAGGCAGCGATAAATATAGTCACCGCTATGCGCTGGCTTGGATGAACAATTGGGATTATGCCAACAACACGCCTACTCTAAAAGAAGGCTTTAACGGTATGGACTCCGTCGTTCGTCAAATTCAATTGAAGCATGTAGAAGGGCTAGGGTATCGCTTGGTTTCACAACCAGTTGAAGCTTTGAATCAATTACCTACTTCAATGGAGTCATTTGAACAGATCAAGGTTAATGGTACGCACACGCTTCCGGTAAAGGCAGAAGCTTATCAGCTAGAGGCGGATATTTCATGGTCAACGATCGAAAATGTGGGCTTGAGACTACGAGAATCCAAGGATGGCAAACGTCATGCAGATGTCGGCGTTTCTTTGGAAGGCCAATACTCTTACGTCAACAGAGCGTATACCGGACAACCGGATCAGAGTAGAGCCTATATAGAGAGCAAAGCGCCCTTTGATGTAAACCAGAGAAACGTTCATCTGAAAATCCTAGTTGATAAAACCAGTATCGAAGTATTCGTAGATGATGGAGCGGTGGTGCACTCCAGTTTAATCTTCCCGCGTTTGGATGATCAGGGAATTACCCTTTTTACCACTGGCGGCACAGCTATTTTTAAAAATGTGGTCATCAGCAATTTTATCGTTAAGTGA
- a CDS encoding MarR family winged helix-turn-helix transcriptional regulator yields MIDYRTLVTQQSMHLYSVFAKSFKSVNEHAVAGIKTVGFNPTAFAVMEVLYHKGAQPIQQIGAKLLLQSGNVTYVIDKLENRGYLHRHPCDQDRRIIYAELTDEGQRLMDEIYPDYTRQIERAFSGISETERDQLIGLLKKLGRSADNLSPYHK; encoded by the coding sequence ATGATAGATTACCGAACATTGGTGACACAGCAATCCATGCATTTGTATAGCGTGTTTGCCAAGTCATTCAAAAGTGTAAACGAGCATGCGGTTGCTGGCATCAAAACGGTGGGCTTCAACCCAACGGCCTTCGCCGTGATGGAAGTCCTATATCACAAGGGAGCACAGCCAATCCAGCAGATCGGAGCCAAGCTGCTACTGCAAAGCGGAAATGTCACTTATGTTATCGACAAGTTGGAGAACCGCGGTTATTTGCACCGTCACCCGTGCGATCAGGATCGTCGGATTATATATGCAGAATTGACGGATGAGGGACAACGCCTCATGGACGAAATTTACCCTGACTATACACGTCAGATTGAACGTGCCTTTAGCGGCATCAGCGAAACTGAAAGAGATCAGTTGATCGGTTTGCTTAAAAAATTAGGGCGTAGCGCCGATAACCTGTCACCCTATCACAAGTAG
- a CDS encoding glycoside hydrolase family 68 protein, with the protein MKINKFFRKATTLTVATTLLLGGGIQAFAEKTDDSDLKTDSAFTQITRHDMLNIFKQQGKEKFEVPSFDASTIKNISSAKGRDGSGKLIDLDVWDSWPLQNADGTVANYKGYNIVFGLAGDPKRAEDTFIYLFYQKAGNTSLNGWKNAGRVFKDNDKLLANDPILKNQAEEWSGSATLTSDGQVRLFYTSRQPFEPSNQLYGKQTLTTAQINLSQPDDETLKVDGVEDLKPIYDGGDGKIYQNVQQSVGVDMDNHTLRDPHYIEDQGRKYIIFEANTGTETGYQGEDSLQNSAYYGGNKKFFTEELHNLLQSPKKKGAELANGALGIVELNNDYTLKKVMPPLIASNLVTDEIERANVFKMNGLWYLFTSTRGSKVTVDAIGDDDIYMLGYVSTSLTGPYKPLNGTGLVLHQDLDRDDITWTYAHFAIPQGKGNNVVVTSYMTNRGLFPDHKSTFAPSFLLNIKGSKTSVVKNRILEQGQIAIDPTNDKEEPPYEYGKK; encoded by the coding sequence TTGAAAATCAACAAATTTTTCAGAAAAGCGACCACACTGACTGTAGCAACCACATTGCTATTGGGAGGGGGCATTCAGGCTTTTGCTGAAAAAACGGATGATTCTGATCTTAAAACTGACAGTGCATTTACCCAAATTACACGCCATGACATGTTGAATATTTTCAAACAGCAAGGCAAAGAGAAATTTGAGGTTCCGTCCTTCGATGCATCGACCATCAAGAATATTTCTTCGGCAAAAGGCCGCGACGGTTCAGGCAAGCTGATTGATCTGGATGTCTGGGACAGTTGGCCGTTACAAAATGCCGATGGTACAGTGGCCAATTACAAGGGGTATAATATCGTTTTTGGATTGGCAGGCGATCCTAAAAGAGCAGAGGATACATTTATATATCTGTTCTATCAAAAAGCGGGTAATACTTCTCTGAATGGCTGGAAAAATGCCGGAAGAGTGTTTAAAGACAATGACAAATTACTTGCAAACGATCCGATTCTAAAAAATCAGGCAGAAGAATGGTCCGGTTCGGCTACCTTAACCTCTGATGGACAAGTGCGTTTGTTTTATACCAGCAGACAGCCTTTTGAGCCAAGTAACCAATTATACGGCAAGCAAACCTTGACTACGGCTCAAATTAATCTCTCTCAACCTGATGATGAAACGCTTAAAGTGGATGGCGTCGAGGATCTTAAACCGATTTATGACGGTGGAGATGGGAAAATCTATCAAAATGTTCAGCAAAGCGTCGGCGTGGATATGGATAACCATACGCTTAGAGACCCTCACTATATTGAGGATCAAGGCCGCAAGTATATCATATTTGAAGCGAACACAGGGACGGAGACAGGCTACCAGGGTGAGGATTCACTTCAAAACTCAGCTTATTATGGCGGCAATAAAAAATTCTTCACGGAAGAACTACATAACTTGTTGCAAAGTCCCAAGAAAAAGGGAGCTGAATTGGCGAACGGCGCACTCGGCATCGTTGAATTGAATAATGACTATACCTTGAAAAAAGTAATGCCGCCTCTGATTGCGTCCAATTTGGTCACGGATGAGATCGAACGGGCGAATGTGTTCAAAATGAATGGCTTGTGGTACTTATTTACGAGCACGAGAGGCTCCAAGGTGACTGTAGATGCGATCGGTGACGATGATATTTACATGCTGGGTTATGTTTCTACTTCCTTGACAGGGCCCTACAAACCGCTGAATGGAACCGGTCTCGTTCTCCATCAGGACCTGGATCGCGATGATATTACCTGGACGTACGCTCATTTTGCTATTCCGCAAGGCAAAGGCAATAACGTAGTTGTTACCAGCTATATGACCAATCGAGGGCTGTTCCCGGATCACAAATCTACTTTTGCGCCAAGCTTTCTGCTGAATATTAAAGGCTCGAAAACCTCTGTTGTGAAAAACCGCATTCTGGAGCAAGGGCAAATCGCAATTGATCCAACGAATGACAAAGAAGAGCCTCCATATGAGTATGGAAAGAAATAA